The DNA sequence GTGCCTGCACGGCGGACTCCAGCCAAGGGGTGGGTGGAGTGTGCAACGTGGTCACCACGGGCAGCGGCAGCGCCGACGCCATCGCCACCGGCAGGTAGTGCAGGCTGTTGTTGTGCACCACGTCGAACCTCAGATCGCCGTCGCGTGCCAGGTCGAGCATCAGCCGCAGGTAGGCGTGGTGCTCGTCCATCCGTGCTGGATCGGGCATGCTCACGTCGGCGCGCGCAGCCTCGCTCAGCACGGCACGGCGCACCGGGAGCTCCAGAACGTCCAGCTCGGGGTCGGATCCCGGAGCGGCGAAGAGGGTGACCTTGTGGCCGCGACGGGTAAGCACCCGGGCGAGGGACCAGGTGTGGGCCTCCAGTCCGCCGGCGAACGGCTCGCGCACCGGGTGCCGGCTGGAGGCGATCAGCGCAACCCGCATACGCGTCACGCCAACGTTCCGCGATACAGCACGTCATGGGCCGCGGCGAGATCAGCGCGTTCCCTGCGGCGGGCCTCGACGGTCGCACGGGGCGCACACCGGTCCCGGTACGCGGCGACCACCGCCGCCCGCAGCGACGGCACGTCGACACCGTCGTCCTGGGTGTGGCCGTAGGTCAGACACGGACGCTGCTCGGCATAGAAGCCGCAGCTCGGCGCCGCCACCGCCGTCCCCAGGTCGTAGCAGGCCTCCAGCCAGCCCGAATGGGTCCCGAAGGCATAGGGCAGCACCGAAAGGTCGAGACGTGACAGGTAGTCGTAGAGTTCGGCGTCGCTGAAGTAGTCGTGCACCCGGACGCGGAGCGGAGTGCGCCGCGCCAGTCCGGCCAGCCCTTCCATCAGCGTCGGGGAGTACGCGGCGCCGCCCGGTTCGGCGACGTCGCGGTGCACGTCGACCAGCAGTTCTGCGTCGGGCAGCTCCGCGACGGCGCCCGCGACGGCCCGCGCCACCGGCAGGACGGCCATGTTGGGGCGCAGACTCTTGGCGTGGATGCCCACCGTGAAGCGATCCCGCACGGGCCGGGGCTCTGCCAGCCGCGCGAAATCGACCACATGGGGGTGCGGCAGAACCTGGGCTTCACGCCCCCAGCGCCGGCCGATGACGGCCGCCGCCCCCGGGGTCAGGGTCACCAGAGCGTCCGCCGCCGGGATCAGCACGTCCAGCGCCGCCTCATGAGGGGCGGGATCGCGCTGATGAGGGTTGCGCAGGTCGTGCACGGTGTAGACGAACGGCTTGCCGTGACGGCGCAGC is a window from the Streptomyces zhihengii genome containing:
- a CDS encoding glycosyltransferase family 1 protein gives rise to the protein MLAPRWIASHHEDFDIFHLHFGFDAQGPERLRELVCALRRHGKPFVYTVHDLRNPHQRDPAPHEAALDVLIPAADALVTLTPGAAAVIGRRWGREAQVLPHPHVVDFARLAEPRPVRDRFTVGIHAKSLRPNMAVLPVARAVAGAVAELPDAELLVDVHRDVAEPGGAAYSPTLMEGLAGLARRTPLRVRVHDYFSDAELYDYLSRLDLSVLPYAFGTHSGWLEACYDLGTAVAAPSCGFYAEQRPCLTYGHTQDDGVDVPSLRAAVVAAYRDRCAPRATVEARRRERADLAAAHDVLYRGTLA